Proteins from one Faecalibacterium sp. I3-3-33 genomic window:
- a CDS encoding RluA family pseudouridine synthase produces the protein MKILKVKCLAPTRLDNYLTQQYPALTPGRLNKALRENKIKLNGKKQPLSTRVMAGDEIKLFILDDVLDADRRVEGPAWKNARTPAQVVYDCPQILIVNKPAGVAVDGPEDDTLLNRALLYLNKQGEYKENDLYTPALCHRLDTGTSGLVIIAKTPEAEELFLSAIKNREVQKTYLCVTFGRPMPPDATLGGYLLKDADRGIVKIVEDKQPGAKEVETRYETIAVSGRLALLKVQLITGRTHQIRAHMASIGCPILGDSKYGNNSANRELKLKYQALCAWELTMPRFTQPDFAFLSGKTFHAPKPWYYQQVLDGTLK, from the coding sequence GTGAAAATTTTAAAAGTAAAATGTCTTGCCCCCACCCGGCTGGACAATTATCTGACCCAACAGTACCCCGCCCTGACCCCCGGCCGACTGAACAAGGCGCTACGGGAGAACAAGATCAAGCTGAACGGCAAAAAGCAGCCGCTTTCCACCCGCGTGATGGCAGGCGATGAGATCAAGCTGTTCATTCTGGACGATGTGCTGGACGCCGACCGCCGGGTGGAAGGCCCCGCGTGGAAAAACGCCCGCACCCCGGCGCAGGTGGTGTACGACTGCCCGCAGATCCTGATCGTGAACAAGCCCGCCGGCGTTGCGGTGGACGGTCCGGAGGACGATACTCTGCTGAACCGCGCGCTGCTGTACCTGAACAAGCAGGGCGAGTACAAGGAGAACGACCTGTACACCCCCGCCTTGTGCCACCGGCTGGACACCGGCACCAGCGGCCTTGTGATCATTGCCAAGACCCCGGAGGCTGAGGAGCTGTTTCTTTCCGCCATCAAGAACCGCGAGGTGCAAAAGACCTACCTCTGCGTCACCTTTGGCCGTCCCATGCCGCCGGACGCCACCTTGGGCGGCTATCTGCTCAAGGACGCCGACCGCGGCATCGTGAAGATCGTGGAGGACAAGCAGCCCGGCGCAAAAGAGGTGGAGACCCGGTACGAGACCATCGCCGTCTCCGGCCGTCTGGCACTGCTGAAGGTGCAGCTGATCACCGGCCGCACCCACCAGATCCGCGCCCACATGGCAAGCATCGGCTGCCCCATCCTTGGCGATAGCAAGTACGGCAACAACAGCGCCAACCGGGAGCTGAAATTAAAGTATCAGGCGCTGTGCGCATGGGAGCTGACCATGCCCCGCTTCACCCAGCCGGACTTTGCCTTCCTCAGCGGCAAGACCTTCCACGCCCCGAAGCCGTGGTATTACCAGCAGGTGCTGGACGGCACCTTGAAGTAA